Genomic DNA from Thermomicrobiales bacterium:
CGGCTGCGGAGTGGAGATCCCGGGGGAAACGCGAACATCAGGAGACCTGCCGAGACGCAAGGGCCAATCGATTCGAGAACGATCGACCGTCGAGAACGATCGCGAAGTATAGAAAGTATTGCCGCGGTCGGCGAGTTCCGTCGTTCAGCATCCGTTCAGCATCTTGAGCAAATTCCCAGCCTGCTCCCCGAAAACTCAAGACCGCCACTCCTATCGTTGCTGCATGAGGGTGATCGAACCCGTCTGTTTACTGGAGGATCTTTGGATGAACCAATCGGACAATACGGTCAGCGCGCAGGAGCGGAGTTTCTCCGCCCAGGATGTGCTGGCAAGCCGGCGCACCGTGCTGGCGGCGGGGGCTGCCGCGGCCACGGGCGTTGGTATCAACAAACTCGGTGTACTGGCCCAGGACAGCGCCTCCACTCCGGCCTCGGGCGCGGCCAGCACGGCGGCCAATGCGTGCGTGCTCACCCCGGAACTCACGGAAGGTCCCTACTTTCTCGACGGAGACCTGATTCGGAAGGACATCACCGATGGCCGCCCGGGCGCGCCGCTTCGATTGAAGATCCTGGTCAACAATGCCACCACCTGCCAACCGCTCACCAACGCCGCTGTCGATATTTGGCACTGCGACTCCCATGGCTACTACTCCGGCGTCGAAGGCAACAATCCGGGCCCGGATGCCGATCAGGCTGTTATCGAAGAGGCAGCCGATCTCCGATTCCTGCGCGGCATCCAGCTCACCGACGAGACAGGGGTCGCCGAGTTCCAGACCATCTATCCCGGTTGGTACTTGGGTCGCACCATTCATATCCATATGAAGGTCGTGGAAGAAGGCGAGGCCGGCAAGACCTATGAGGGCGGCGAAACCATTCACACCGGTCAGCTCTTCTTCGACGATGCCATCTCCGAACAGGTTTTCCTGCTCGAGCCCTACGCCGGCCGCCCGGACGAGCAACGCACAACCAACGACGAGGACGACATCCTTGGCGATCATGACGATGAACCCGGCTTCTTCCTCGACCTGCAGCCCGTCTCGGATGACTGGCTGACCGACGGCTTCGTCGGCACCATCACCATCAGCGTCGACCCGGACAATGTTTCCCAGGAAGGCATGGGCGGCGGAGGGCCGGGAGGTGGTGGCCAGGGGGGCGGCCCGGGCGGACCGCCGCCGGATGGCGGTCAAGGCGGTCCAGGTGGTACCCCACCGGACGGCGGCCCGGGAGCGCCGCCCACCGAAACTACGACAGCCTAATCACATTTCTTGCGGGGGTTGCGCCTCCGGTGGATCGGAAACGATCTGCCGGGGGCGTTCTCGTATCCGAAATCGATTAAACTTTTGATCAAAATAGTGATCGACTGAGAACAGGAGCGCTCCGATGGTGCGCACGATTTCCGCAACCGAAGCCAAAGTCAATTTCGGGGCAGTGACCCAGCAGGTCATCGATGATGGTGAGCCGGTGGTCGTCGAGAACCATGGGCGGCCAAGCGTTGCCATCGTACCGGTGCAGCAGCTCGAGCGGCTGGCTGAATTGGAGGAGCTCGAACGTCGGAGGCAGTGGCTCGAGCGCGCGCAGGCGCTCCGCTCGCGGGTGCGAACAAAGAATCAAGATCTTACCGAAGAGCAGGCAGATCAGATCGCGGATGAAATCGTACGAGATGCCGTTGACGCTCTTTTCGAGAAGGGCACTGTGCGGTACGCGGAGTAGTCGGTGCTGCTTCGTGTCGTCATCGATGCCAACATCTTTATCAGCTACCTTCTCTCGCCCGACGATCGTTTCGGCGCCATCGCTCGCGTTTTCGAATCGATCGGATCCGGCAGGTATCAATTGGTCAGGTCCGAGCGACTGATCTCAGAAATCCGTACCTCGGTTACAGGGAAGCCCGAGCTGCGAAAGCGCATCTCAGATGCGGACCTCGAAGAACTCATTGCCCTCGTCGAAGCGGTCTCGATTCCGCTTCCTGACCATCCAGACGTCATTGCTCCCCCGATCCTGCGAGATCAAAAAGACGATTACCTTCTGGAAGTGGCGCACCGGGCAAATGCCGACTACCTGGTTTCTGGAGATCGAGACCTGCTCGATATTCGCGACCAACTCGATCGCCCGCAGATCGTGACTCCGCGCGCGTTTCTTGAGCTCAT
This window encodes:
- a CDS encoding putative toxin-antitoxin system toxin component, PIN family, translated to MLLRVVIDANIFISYLLSPDDRFGAIARVFESIGSGRYQLVRSERLISEIRTSVTGKPELRKRISDADLEELIALVEAVSIPLPDHPDVIAPPILRDQKDDYLLEVAHRANADYLVSGDRDLLDIRDQLDRPQIVTPRAFLELMDAKLM
- a CDS encoding intradiol ring-cleavage dioxygenase → MNQSDNTVSAQERSFSAQDVLASRRTVLAAGAAAATGVGINKLGVLAQDSASTPASGAASTAANACVLTPELTEGPYFLDGDLIRKDITDGRPGAPLRLKILVNNATTCQPLTNAAVDIWHCDSHGYYSGVEGNNPGPDADQAVIEEAADLRFLRGIQLTDETGVAEFQTIYPGWYLGRTIHIHMKVVEEGEAGKTYEGGETIHTGQLFFDDAISEQVFLLEPYAGRPDEQRTTNDEDDILGDHDDEPGFFLDLQPVSDDWLTDGFVGTITISVDPDNVSQEGMGGGGPGGGGQGGGPGGPPPDGGQGGPGGTPPDGGPGAPPTETTTA
- a CDS encoding type II toxin-antitoxin system Phd/YefM family antitoxin, yielding MVRTISATEAKVNFGAVTQQVIDDGEPVVVENHGRPSVAIVPVQQLERLAELEELERRRQWLERAQALRSRVRTKNQDLTEEQADQIADEIVRDAVDALFEKGTVRYAE